The genomic window TTAGAAGAGGCCCAAGGGGTTCCTTGATTTTACCTTATCCCATCTTTCTACCCTCCTATCCCCCACAAATCTCTACAAACCTCACACTCTAACCCTGCCAGGCCCTTCCATAGAATACACCTGTGTCTTCCCAATTTCATGACTTGAATCATTCTAATTTTTTCAGACTGAAATGTCCTTTCTTCTCTATTTATTGaaatcttatttaatcttcatggCCTCCTAATTCCTATGGGTAAGAATAAATCATCCCTTCCCAATCACATGTTCCATAGTTCAAGAACCAAGATGTCTGCTGCTGTCATATCATTTGTttaatttctccttattttaaagCTCTTCATGCCTCCTCAACTGTATAATAACCTTCCTGAAGATAGATActgcttttcttcatttctgtatTCCCTACAGTGCTTGATACTGCTCTGTGGGTAACAGTGAAAGAATTAATCAGAAAAGTCTACATAACTGAgctcaagattttttttaaacctgtggAAAATTTCATCCATTTactgaagaagagagaagagtgCATTGAACTTCTGTGTGCCCATTACCCCGTTTTAACAAGTATCATCAACTCGTCAATCCTACTTTATCATTTTCTCTCCACTCCTCCTCCTTCACCCACCCCCGGAGTGTTTTTGCCAAATTGGAAAGTGAAAGCAGGAAATCCTTAAAGGTGGCTAAGGAGATCAGTGGTAAAATGTTTGATGTGCCTCATGACATGCATGTATAGTGGATGGAGTAGCAGTGGTGTGTCCCAAAGTGGGCATCATGGGAATGGGGTCCAGCTCTGTTTCAGCTCCTTTGGGTGTTAACAGCCACACAATAACTGGGTAGGAAATATCTCAGTATGCTAAACTTTACCCTGTCTTCCCAAAAGCTTACCCCAGTACAGTAATAATTATGCTTCCTAAGGTGCTGGAGAGGTCTGAAGGTGAGATACACTTTTTCCTGTCTTTGGTTTTTAATCTGCTGCTGCTCAGGAAAGCTTTTAaatctcctttttctcttctgaaCAATTGTGTGCCCACTGTGTGCGGGGCATGGGCTAAAAGCTGAAAAGAGGCATGATAAAAGGCAGTATAGCATAGTGCCAAGAGTGTGGACTCTGGAGTCACCTTGCCTATTTTTGAATCCAAACTTTTATCACTTACTAGTTAGGGTACCATGGGCAAGTTACATAACCTTCCTCGCCTGTgtaatggggataataatagtatctgcCTCATAGGTTGTCACGAGGAGTAAAGTGCTTTGAACGGTACCTGGTATATTATAAGTGTTCAGCTATATAGTACCTTCAGCTGGTGTTAGATATTTGGATTTTAATTCTGATTATTATCTGCATTATTGGAGAAGTATATAAAGGTTCAAAGGATAATGATACAGTTGGGGAGGGCGAGGCAGGGGGGAGCAATGCAAGTTGCAGAAAATTGAAATGAACCCTCCTAAagtaagattaaatgaaatattccCACTTAGAAAGATTATGCCATTCTGTGCTTTTTAGTACTTAATGCAGCATTCAGGTTGAACAGGATTGAGACTGGATAAGGTAATTACATTGCCAACAGCCCTACTGATGACTGATGATGCTTCAGTTTGATGGAGTTTATCAAATGTAGTAGATGGAAATATGTTAACTTCCTTTTCAGTAGTAACTGATAGTTCTAAGGTCAAGAcacaaaaaatatgtatttttctaaAAAGATCTTTAAGTACTATAATAACTTCACTGGATCTGTCTAAGCATAAAGGATACCTACTGGATTACAAACTACTTAAGGACAGAGAGTGTATCTTATGCTTCTGTGAATAGTGCTAGATACATAATAGGTGTTTAGGAAATATacttatattgattttttttttttttacataccaggaccagggagtgaacctgggacctcgtatgtgggaagccagcgctcaaccactgagccacatcggcttccctaggttggttttttcatttgttttgcttgttgtttgtttttgtttttttcaggaggcactggaaaccaaacctgggacctcccatgtggtaagcagaagctcaactgcgtgagccacatctgctcccctatattGAAAGGTGTCATTTCATTTGgcgttttattttgtttttttttagaataagaaaatattgCTGATCCAAGTATAGCATAGTAACATGGTGGTTGGGAATGTGACTGCAAGTCACTTAGACTCTCAGTGTTGTTAATTTTCCTATCTGTAGAATTAGAGAGAGTGATAGTATCTGTAGCATTGGGTTATTGTGAGAATTCATCcatgtaaaatgcttagcatggtgcctggcacacataATTAGTATTCGATAAATGATAGttattattgatttctttccACTATTCATTAGTCATAAGGAATTTTACTAAGGTTTGCCACATCATACCTTTAACATGCTTAGAATTGAGAAGAGTTACAGAACTGTGGTAATAGGGATtatggagttaatgcttaaaatgtacagagtttctgtagGGGAtgttggaaaagttttagtattggatggtggtgatgaaaaGTTACAGAACTTTCTCAGGATCTGAGTATTTAGAGTCCTCCTTGACACAGGACAGCATACCGCAGTGATGATAGAAAGGGGAGAGGGATGAGGCACTGCTTAAGGGGGACACTGAAGTGGAGGGCACTGATCTGAAAAGAAAGTATTCCAAAAATAAGGAGAGAATCACAGGAAGGAACGTGAGAAATAGTGCTTGTAAATGAAAAAGCAATGCACAGATGATTTGCTTCAAGGGTGTGTTTGTTTGTTAAAATTGTTTCTTTGACTATTTGTGAACATTTTGTCATCAAGCCTTGACTTGGcagatttaaatttaatttcattttccaatgcTGTTAGGTTTAGTGACAtcacttttttattcatttaacaaatatttagtgaGGGTCCCCTGTGTGTTAGGCACTGTTCTGGGTACTTAAGATTTAACAGTgaacagaatagataaaaatctCTCCCTTGTAGAGCTTACAGTTCTAGTCAGGGAGACAGATGTTCAAAAAAAATGGCTTCCAGGCATCTAATACTCAGAAAGAAATGCTGTAAGGGTATTGGAACAGCAAGATGTGATGTAGCCAGCTGGTCAGCTGGTAGTGCTCTGTGTGGTCTCAGAAGGGGACTTCCCCTCTGTGTGGTTACCATGGCTCAACTCTGGTGTTGTCTTTTCTGAGGTAGAAACTTCACTCTGTGAGAACCTAGAGTTGATCAGAGCTAAGAAAACTGACTAACATTGCTCATTGTCATAAGGGACAAAATATGAGCCAGAGTGCCATTTTACTAATCCAGTAAAATTTCAGAACTACTAGACAGAGCAGGATAGAAACATCACCCGTTAGGCATGTCCTATTCTTGTCGTCAGGCCACTCGAGAAGGCAGATTATAATTAGAAGGTTGCTTTGGTATAAGTACAGAATTTGAGAAACAGTAATACAAGTCCACAGGTCTTGGACAGCACTTGACAAGTCATTTTTTCCTCTTGGCAGATTCTATATGAAACAAGAGATTGGATTTGAGTTTATTAAATTACTATGAAATTTCAATCTTGTCTTTCCCTTTGCTGCCTCCAAGAGCCTAAATCCAGGTCATCTAGGTTGGAATTTTGGGTGTAACTCTACTCTCACAATTAGATACATTTGTAGACAGTGTTGTTATACTTCTGGGATGATTAATTGCTTCTCTTAGGTATGGAATTTAAAAGGTAGCCATAATCCTTGAGTCTTCAAGTTCTTTGGGAGCACCCTGTTGTCATGCCCACAAGCCCCTTATCAATGATAGGTAGAGAGTCACTGAAGGTGGAATAGGCATAAACAGCAGACAGCAGTTACTAATCTAAAAGAGTTCAAACATAGCTGTGTGTTGCCAAATATTCCAAGATATTTTTAGACTATATGAGAGAAACCATTTCTTCAAAGCATGTTGATAtcaatttatttgcttattatgaACTTCGTCAGCAACATGAACACTGATCACTTCATGTGGTATTTTAAGGTGgttgaaatagaaaacaatgtAGGTGCCTTTTGTAACATTTGagtgtaggttgttgttttagGGGCATCCTGCTTTGGGTTAATTGATAGACTGTGGTAAGTTCTGTGCCTCTTTGCTGATTAGTAAATGTGGAGGGAACACTGGAGTTGGATAGTCAGTATTGCAATCATCATAGTAAAGATTTGATCAGACAAGTCATAAATAaatgtgagggaagcagacttggcccagtggttagagcatccatctaccacttgggaggttcacggttcaaaccctgggcctccttgacccatttgcagctggcccacatgcagtgctgatgtgcgcaaggaatgccatgccacgcagggtgtgaAATTTAGGGGGAAATTTTGATGAAGGGCAGGATATTTACATGGCCTTAAAGTGCTTCCAGCAGGTTGCTTCTTATTCTGAAGGAATATACAGTAATTAAATAGTGGAGAAATCAAACAGTGCATTGACTGAGTGATGAGATttaatacaatattaaaataGTTTTCACAATATTATTTGtcaaaaagaggatgggcatcaGGTGCCTCCAGATATGATACCCTGAGGGGACTCAACATCACTTAAGTAGTATACAAGACAGAAAATcctaacctgaatctaatcatgatgAAATTTCAGATGACCCAAGAGCTGATTTTTCAAAAACTGTGATTGTATTTTTCAGAAATGACAatgtcagaaaagaaaaaggaagacttaTTGAAATGGTTCATGCTAAAAGAGACAGAGACATGACAACTACCCTAGACTGTATTCTGTAAGGGAGGGGGAAATGCTATAAAGGACCTTATTCAGATCATTGAAAAAATTGTAGTACAGAAGTAGGTAAAAGTATATCAATTGAAAATTTACTGAAATTATAAACAATACTATGATTATGTAAGAGTGTGTACCTGTTCTTAGGACATGTACACTGGAGTGAAGAACCATGATGTATATAACATACcctcaaatggttcagaaaaattatattttacatgtatatatatatttagaaaatatgcaaaaatggAGCAAAAAGGGTAAAATGATAATAGCAGGTGAATCTGGGTAAAAGATGTATGGGTGTTCTTTCTACTGTTCTTATTCCTGCAGCTTTTCTGTacacttgaaattatttcaaaataaaaatttaaaaatttttttaaaaaattaagttaactTGGTAAGCATAGGGTCAGAATAAAGAGTTAATGGCCAGAGACATTAAAATTCTGTTCAATAAGATACAGATAAAACTAcgcataaagaaaataattaaaaataggaaaaaacacaaatagaaacaaaaacaaaaaaaaattctgttcacAATAATTTTGTACCTGATGAGTAATCCAAATAAGGAATTGACTGGTTAAGCTACCTTTACCACTAGATCATGCTGAAGACAAAACGACAAATTTGGACTCCCAGTTTGTAGCTGCTATTCAGATTACTTCCACCTGTTAGCACGGTCTTTCTTCAAACTAAGTGTGATCCTTAAGTTCCTATGTCAGTGTGGCTAGGTTTTGGTGTTtggctgtttggtcaagcaggcactgactgattgttactgtgaggatatttcatgggtTCAAATCATCAATAAGTTGACtacatctatgactgattatatctacaatcaactgaggagattgctgtcaacaatgagagaagtctgatccaatcagttgaagaccttagaaggagaagtgatgatttcagcagccagaagggagtacttccatctctacttcagccagccagcttctgtTGGGGACTTAACCGAAAACCTTGATCACAGTTCCCAGTTTGCAGCTTGCCcgatggaatttggacttgctcaaccccacagtcacatgagccaattcttaTAAAAAAATACCAACTCATAAtattcacacacatatatatatatatatatatcacctcCTGTCATTTTGgtttccctagggaaccctgaATTACTGTGCACTGAGTATAGGGCTAAAGGAATTCTTAGGGACAGTCACATCCAGGTCCAACTTCCTGGGTCACCTTGATTGAATTTTGTGTGCTTTCAGTAGTCAAAcacttatctcttttcttttgtgtCATTTTTATAGATGATTAATTTCACTCATTATATTCTGattctaattcatttttttaaagactatttctcccctccccctcattgtgctcgctgtctgctctttgttcgttgtgtgctctctgtgtctgcttgtcttctttttttaaggaggcaccaggaacccaacacaggacctcccatgtgggagggaggtgctgattgcttgagccacatctgctccctgcttgttgtgtctctcattgtgtctctttgttgcatctctttgtcgtgtcatcttgttgcatcagctcgcagTGCCAACCTGTTGCGTCAACTTGCCATGCCCGCCcatcgtgtcagcttgctgtcttgctcatctttaggaggcaccagaaaccgaacccagggcctcccatgtggtaggcagggacCCAACTTCTTGacccatatccacttccctaaatcaTTTTTGAAGGATTTCATTCTTTAGTGATAGGGATGAGGGTACTTTGCTACCTCTGCCACTTAACTTCTCACAGTACATATTTCAAATTTTGTAACAAAAGGTCTTTATGGGTTGACAAAGCCCATTCCAACATATTTTTGTACTTTCCCTATACAGTTACCTAGAGAATAGTTTGTGACTTCTTAAGTAACACTCATGAAGTGTATTATTTAAGTCTCCAGCATTTTCAATAGATTTAGCAGTTGAATTTAATTGCATCTTTCCACATTGCTGTGATatcaaaaaaagaacatttttcctttcctttttttttggttcccCCTTTGTCTCATGAAATTTAAGCATTCCTCTTTGTTTTATTGATTGAACTGCAGGTTTTATAAGTCTTCCTTGAAAATGGGCACTtatgagaaaatcaaggaaattcCCTTCTTCTTTGTTTGCCCGTACAAAatctaaagagacaaagagaaaactataaaattgcaTTCATAGAAAATAGTTCACTTTTAATTCCacatgaaagaatataaaataatccaGTATTATTTTCATGGATTATATGCGGAAAAACCTAGCCAAGAAAAACTGTCTTTATCCCCTTACATAGTTTGTGAGGCTCAAAAAGAGAGCATGTGAAGGATCTTTGAAGAGTGTAAAAGCATATCCTTTTTTGAATTTCTTAAAAAGCCCCAGGCTAGCAGGTGGGTATATGTAAAAAAATAGCAATTTAAAAACTATAATCTCACTTCCCCAGAGAGAACAACAGTTAATTTGGAAATTCTTTAGATTGGACATCTATCCAAACACTGTATCTAATActgtttcatataaatgagatcacTACTATTCATACAGTTCTGCAATTTGATTATAAAAAGATTGCCTgaaataatatattcatataGTATTTGGAAGAAGAACAATATGGTACAAATACATGTCTCAATCAAAATGGCATTCAGTTTACTGCTCAAAAATGTCTTGGTAAAAATAAAAGGGTACTAGAAATACATGGTTCAGGTTGTATtgtaaaaataactgaaaaaacaaattccagtatttttttttaatatcattggTATATGGACTAAGTATAattctatgtatgtatgtatttcttcCAGGACTAGTGGTTGGATTTATCCTAACCATTGCAAATTTCAGCTTTTTTACCTCTCTGctgatattttttgtttcttcttcaaaACTCACTAAATGGAAGGGAGAAACAAAGAAGCGTCTAGATGCAGAATATAAAGaaggtaaaataaattatatttggcATTACTTAAAATAGTAAACTTTGTTTCATTCTCAGGTATCATAAGCTTTTAATCAGAACATGTCATTTAGACTGTTGAATCATAAATTTTATATGAGGATTACTTTAAATAGTAGCCTAATTTAGTTTTTCTTATTTCAGCACAATTGGAAGTAACAGCAGAATTTTAGAAACTCTGAAgtctgtctttatttttcaatatttattagtAACAGTTTATAATGTGGGCAAAGGTGCCAAAACACTTTTAGTcttctgttttgcttttgttttaatcatttttcttttcttaaaatttaaaacttaagtCTCATCTGTtccctttttttaggaggtactagggattgagccctggaccttgtacctgggaagcaagTGCTCGATCCTtcagctacacccactcccctaaaaCTTAAGTTCCTATAACTGAATGATTTTCCTTCTGAGGAGAAAACATTTATTGTCCTTTTTGTCTGCTTGCTTGTTTCCAGGTGGGCAGAGGAATTGGGTTCAGGTGTTCTGTAATGGAGCTGTACCTACAGAACTAGCCCTGCTGTACATGATAGAAAATGGCCCTGGGGAAATCCCAATAGATTTTTCCAAGCAGTACACTGCTTCCTGGATGTGTTTGTCTCTCTTGGCTGCGTTGGCCTGTTCTGCTGGAGACACATGGGCTTCAGAAGTTGGCACTGTTCTAAGTAAAAGCCCGCCAAGGCTGATAACAACCTGGGAGAGAGTTCCAGTCGGTGAGTCCTGATTTAAGTTTctcaaaagaacaaaaacaaatttaaaaacctcttgatttattgtatattttatttaggaGCCTTCTAAGAACTTTACTTAGTCTCCTTAACTGGAAAATTGCTAAAGCCTGTTAAGTTGGTAATAATGTTTGCAGGGTATGTTAGCAAATCATAGATAAATGTTTACAGAAACATAGTGATTGAGCCATAAACATAccaagggggaagggaaaggaagggaacagTAGAGTGCTTTTTGAGAGCCTGTTATGTCCTTAGTGCTTTAATATATTTCAATTCCCCGTTATCATCATCTACTACTACTGCTGCTGctacttctcctcctcctctacctttttcttcttcttcatcatAACAGCTAACATATTTTGAACAACTACTATGTGCAAAATACTGTTGTAACTGCTTTTCATGGATTAACATTTAATACTTATAATAATCATAGGAATtggttcttttattatttctgtcctacaaacaaaaaaaccaaggcACAGAAAAGTTAGATAACTTACTCAGTCACACAACTTGCAGACCAGAGACAAAGATTGAAACCCAGGCAGCCTGTCCATTGAACCATTCCACTTCACTGTTTAGATTGTCAAGAGTCACTGAGGGAAAAAGAACTGTTTTCTAGTAGGCCATGGCCTTTGGAttgcaatttttctttaaatgagtCTTGATTAGATAGGTACCAacattttttgctttccttgaCTTTAGGTATTTGTTGTTTGTTAACCAGAATGATTTTGTGCGTTTCTCTTCTTTAGGGACCAATGGAGGGGTTACGTTagtgggccttgcctccagtctcCTTGGTGGTACCGTTGTGGGCTTCGCATACTTCCTCACACAGTTGGTTTTTGTGAATGATTTAGACATTTCTGCTCCCCAGTGGCCAATTATTGCATTTGGAGGTCTGGCTGGATTATTAGGATCAATTCTGGATTCATATTTAGGAGCAACAATGCAGTTTACAGGTAAGAACATTACCTTTTTATTGCAACTTcctgatgtattttttaaaatgggtaaggggagcagatgtagctctggttgagcacctgcctcccacatacaaggtcccggtttcaatctccagtacctccttaaagggtggggagg from Dasypus novemcinctus isolate mDasNov1 chromosome 12, mDasNov1.1.hap2, whole genome shotgun sequence includes these protein-coding regions:
- the TMEM19 gene encoding transmembrane protein 19 isoform X2 encodes the protein MTASTYYGNLHPISPWRWLFSVVVPVLIVSNGFKKKSLDHSGALGGLVVGFILTIANFSFFTSLLIFFVSSSKLTKWKGETKKRLDAEYKEGGQRNWVQVFCNGAVPTELALLYMIENGPGEIPIDFSKQYTASWMCLSLLAALACSAGDTWASEVGTVLSKSPPRLITTWERVPVGTNGGVTLVGLASSLLGGTVVGFAYFLTQLVFVNDLDISAPQWPIIAFGGLAGLLGSILDSYLGATMQFTGFDESTGMVINSPTNEAKYIAGKPILDNNAVNLFSSVLIALLLPTAACGFWPRE
- the TMEM19 gene encoding transmembrane protein 19 isoform X1, coding for MTELDDNICKRYVKMITNIVILSLIIFISLAFWIVSMTASTYYGNLHPISPWRWLFSVVVPVLIVSNGFKKKSLDHSGALGGLVVGFILTIANFSFFTSLLIFFVSSSKLTKWKGETKKRLDAEYKEGGQRNWVQVFCNGAVPTELALLYMIENGPGEIPIDFSKQYTASWMCLSLLAALACSAGDTWASEVGTVLSKSPPRLITTWERVPVGTNGGVTLVGLASSLLGGTVVGFAYFLTQLVFVNDLDISAPQWPIIAFGGLAGLLGSILDSYLGATMQFTGFDESTGMVINSPTNEAKYIAGKPILDNNAVNLFSSVLIALLLPTAACGFWPRE